The sequence AAATCAGGTAAGGAATGATAGATACTGAACACTTGATGCTGCTTCAATTTGAATGTGAATATCCTAAAATATGCAAGTTACATCATTATTATTCTAATGAGGGATTATTATGTTAGAGCTTGTGGCTCCGTGATGATCGCCAAGCTGATGTAAATATGGTGATGTTTATAGTCAAAAGGTTGTATATTTGAATTCTAATGACCCCCTAGATTTAAGAATATAAGAGAGAAGATGTatgttcaaaatatttaaacaggATGAGAAAAAACAGCTGTTCAAAATTCCAGAACAGCAACAGGGATGGTGAGCAATcaggaatacattacaaattataCAGCAAATTATCCTTCAATTATCTCTGTGTCGAGGTGTTAAACAACCGAGAACAGGCTGCCATCCATCTCTCTGTCCCCATACTTTGTATACCTTCCCCACGGTGAAGAAACTGCTCTACAATATAGCTGAAGTTTAAAGCAGCATCACTGAAAGTACTGACacagtatttttaattaagtacaagtgatatgaaaagaaaaggaacagaAATCACATTTACATACTTACTGAATGCACCACAAATGATATCgtattgcatttgtgtttctgttaACTTTTCAAGGTCAATATATTGATCTGAACATCGGTTTATCAAACCCTTATGTTTGCCACTGCAAACACATCTTGTGCTCTCCCAAATTATTCacacaacacattttttaacATCTATACTTGTGTTACTGGTTTGTGCCGTTTTTTTCGGTTTGTAAGTGTGTTTATTGTTCCAATATccatatattgtttatatatccCAATTCCAGCCAAGAATTACATCCAGACTGACCCTTCCGGACGGGACAAACGAACCCCGATAGTCATCGTGAAACAGGGCCACGAGCCGCCAACTTTCACTGGCTGGTTTATGGCGTGGGATGCCACCAAGTGGGAGAACGACTCGGTGACCCAAGCCATGACTTCCCTCAAAGTTGCATAAAAGCATgagacaacaacaagaacagacatcaagtcacacacacacacacacacacacacacacacacacaaaatacacatcTAATTTCCTGCTTTGCTAGAATTGCTGAAGTAAAGATAGAGTCGTTTTTTGGAAAATATTTGTGCAATACGTATGGCATATATTTACTGCTGGAAAGAAAGGGATATATTTGTATAAGCCACAGTCACAGGACATGAAAGTAAAAATCAATtcagtattgtttatttatctatgtGTTACTGCACAGTTTCTCAAATGAAATGCCTGTACGCTTATTGctggaaaacacaaataaacctctgagaaaacaaatcaaatgctCGCTGTTTGAATCAGTTATTAGTGTTTTgctttaacaaaaatatatttccttttctttacaaaatataaaggTCAAACAAATGTGTGCTACATTTTTGTAACCACCAGGGGGCACACAGACCCAAATCAAACCACAAACAGATCTAGTTGGACAAAATACAACATCCAGTTGTAGTAAGTTATACCTGCCAtgtcttatttaaaaatacaaagaattaCATAGAAAGTATCCCAGTAACATCTTGGCTTAATGTCGCATTATTCCTTCTAGGCCATAATTGTCTTTAAGGCCACTTTTAAATATCACACTGTCGCTGTGCAAGCAGGGACAAAAGGCCAGCGCTGTGGCTGGAGATGGCTTGAAAAATTAACTTTACATTTTAAGGAACGGGCACAGGTACTGTGTATATCACTGTTATATCATTACGCTTTTAAATAAAGGCACCTGCGATCATatcatatacattttgtaatgttttatgacttgtactgaactgtatttttgaactCTGTATtacgcttctattttgtaagtcgccctggataggGGCAtctaccaataaataaataaataaatacatacatacataaataataatacattctctATCATTATAATTCAATGTCAGTTTTCCAGGTACACCACATGGCACTACATTTTACTGTGTGTTTACCATAATACAACCatctacactttactgtgtttactgggctacactgcactgtactacagtGTGCTGTATTATTCTTTGATACAATACTATAGTACACTATATTGGATAGTCTACTAATATACTGTAGACTGTTATATTGTACTGTAACCTGCTATACTGTACTACACAATAACTTCACAACTACAACTACTGCAATCATATTAAGTTTAATCCGTGTAGCACAACAGCTGTGTGAGGAGTTAGTGGTTGTtgtaacatattattattatttgaataagtagtagtagtagtagtagtagtagtagtagtagtgcagTGCTAGTAGTAATAGTAAATAACAATGAGAAGAACTTGTGGAATAATGTAAGTCTACGCAGGGCATGTTCTGTATAGCCAGTACACATACAGGCTATATCATGAAATATGTAACAGAAATTCACAATTTCCTACAATATTTCCATCACGAATAAAGGTTCAATGAAACTGTGAAATGAACTAAAATGTCTCATCTGTGCGCAGCATCTTTATATCAGTTCACAGGCCTCTGCAGTTAATAATGCCTGTCAAACAGCATTCTTATTTTATATCAGCTTTCAACTGTATCAGACATTGGGAATTGGCATTATGAAAACGGTTTGTGTTGATGTGTGACAAAATGTCAACAAGACAAATCAAGAAGCTTCTCAAAAGAAAGTCAACTACAAAATGTGGATTACACAGGAAAGTATATAGACAAATAAAACACCACCCCCATTTTAGCCTATATCATgcagaggaaaaataaataaattgttaatCTTACAAATATATGTTATTTGGTTGTATTTGAGTTAGTTCAGTTTATTTTACGTTCTCCAGGTGCctcgttttttgttagcaaaGTTTGGGATGTTCATAATTGTCATGACTATGTCATTATAATTGTTGTGTACAAGGCTGTTTCTGTAAGCTGCCCAAAGCATGCATGCACGTAATGCACACGATtctttgttggtttttgtttcTTCACATTTATGAGTTGTCATTTTGAAATACAGCCCATCATGTGTAATTATGAAAACGTTTTGTGTTGATGTGTGACAAAACATCAACAAGGCTAATCAAGAGGCTTCTCAAAAGAAAGTTAAATACGAAATATGCATTTTGCAGGAAAGTATGTATCTTAATAAAATATCTCAATTTTAGCCTATGTAATGCAACATTTAAATTGCTAATCCTAACGATTTGATTGTAATTCTGAAATTGTTTATCTGTAGCCTGCTGTTGAGCACTGGAAACAAAGATAATGTTAAAAAGCTGCTGTTGCTGATGTATTTTAAGATGATGGCCCGGCCCTAACTGTCGCCCAGCCGGGGACCCGCGACGCGCacttcaaaagaaaacaaaaacaaagggtGCAGTCCCGCGTCCGGCCGCACGGTGGCAGTGTTTACTGAAACAGTGAGTACACATCTCAGCTATAATTCACACATTGAGTCTTAAACTGTATCAGAGACCTTACAACATCTTTCATGAGttgacatttattattattattattattattattattattattattattattattattattaataatcactGATTTGGGGAAAGCAGTGCTGCGTGGGGTTGCGTCTAAACTTACAGTCCATAAATAAAACGACACAATCAGCAGGTGTTTACTATTTTGCCCTAGAAATACATGTAGGAAGTTATTCAGTGATTCGCTTCAACTTTGAGCTCAGTGCTTAAGTTCGTTAAAGGGGAAAAAGGTCACTATTACACAACTTACACAAGAGTGTCGGCTGATGGCCACCGTAATGACTGGGTTAAATGCTCTCTATTTATAACAAACAGTATTAAAAtggagacacacgcacacacacatacaaacgcATGAATAAAAGACCCGCCATAAAACCGAGGTGCCCGCAGCCTGCCAACAACTTCAGAACACTGACAGCAACAGGTGGAGGGAGGAGCCTGCGCAGACCCAGCCGAGTGACATTCCCCTTGGCCAATCAGAAACGTGAAAGAGCCGAGCGCCTCTTCACTAAGCAACCAATCGGCCCTCAGATATGCCCACGCAGCCAATCAGCGGCCAGGCGTTGTGCGGGTAGGGCGGGCCCCGCGGTGTGGCAAAGGAGCGGAGACTCGGCTCCTCCAGTGCCGCTGCGGACAGAGCCGCGGACGCATGTCGTACACGGGCGTCGCCGCGATCTCCACGCAAGCTGCTCGGCTGACATGCCACCGGTTGTCACTGTCGCAAAGTGAGGGTAAGTTTGTGTCAcggcagtgtgtcagtcaacTTCGTATAAGTGAGCAGtgtgtgtagtttgtgtgcatCATGCGTGTGAGCCCGCAGACACATGTGTGTAAGAGCGAGCCGCATGCATGCACGTATCGGCTGTGTTGTGACAAATAAAGCTAGATTGTGATTGTGAGGTCTGCGGGGCCATTGTGATCTCATGCGTTTGAACTAGAGTGGGTCTGTTCACTGTTACATTGTTGCGCctagtaacacacacacacacacacacacacacacacacacacacacacacacacacacacacacacacacacacacacacacacagagacacacacacacacacacacacacacacacacacacagagacagacacacacacacacacacacacacacacacacacagagacagacacacacacacacacacagagacagacacacacacacacagagacagacacacacacacacacacacacacacaccgcaaaCTCCGGTTGCGTAACGGCTCCTGCGTTGTGCAGATCGGGTGCAAACGGAACACCTTCCCATTCAAAACGCAGAGAGAGGTGTCTTAGTCATTTGTTTTGATGCTTCCACAGAGGTTGTGTTTGAAATTAGCCTAACAAATGCAGGGTGGTGACTGCCCGGGGCTACCCATTCAGAAGCGCATTAGTTAGGCATCTCACTTGACCCTGCTGTTTATTTGTCATTCATTACTTACAGCCCAGCAACGTTGAGTTCAATGCAAAAGCCATCCAGATTGACTTTATTCTCTGGATGAGAAGCTCTAGTGGTTTTTGCTGTGATCAAGAACATAGGCAAACTGTCATTTTAATAATGGCTAAACCCAgccttatttgttttttttttcttgtttgtttttcaagagTACATTCCCTtgattaatttacttatttgttttctctgtttgaATAGGTAAAACCTGCAGTCCTGTTACGATCTCTCAAGTGTAGTTCGCACTTGCTGGAAAACAGAGCACAACTTTTGTGGTATTTTCAactttcccccccccctttttaaaGTGCTCTTTCAAAGATGGGGAATGGATTATCTGAGCAGACCCCCATTTTGTCAAGTCTCCCGTCTTTTCAGTCTCTCCATATTGCCATCCTTGGCCTTGACTGTGCGGGGAAAACGACAGTTCTGTACCGACTGCAGTTTAACGAATTTGTCAACACTGTGCCGACGAAAGGATTTAACTCGGAGAAGATCAGGGTGACTCTGGGGAGTTCCAGGACAGTGACTTTCCATTTCTGGGACGTGGGAGGGCAGGAGAAGCTCCGGCCCCTGTGGAAATCGTACACGCGCTGCACGGACGGCATCGTCTTCGTCATAGACTCGGTGGACTCGGAGAGGATGGAGGAGGCCAAGACGGAGCTGCACAAGATCACGCGGATCTCGGAGAACCAAGGGGTGCCGGTTTTGGTGATTGCCAACAAACAGGACCTGAGGAACTCCCTGTCCCTCTCGGAGATCGAGAAGATGTTGGCGCTGAACGAACTGAGCTCCTCCACGCCCTGGCACCTGCAGCCAACGTGTGCCATCATCGGCGACGGGCTCCGGGAGGGCCTGCAGAAGCTCTACGAAATGATTCTGAAGCGGAGGAAAATGTTAAGacagcagaagaagaagagatGACTCCCGTCCTTCCTCATGgtcgttgttgtttttgtttttaagaagttCACATAGTCCCACTGCGGGTGTGGAGCCGTTTTGGTGGCCGTTTGCCTACAGCACGTCGACTGGTTCTCAGCCACAGGGAATGAGTTTAGCTGAAGCTGATTTTACCGGACCGGTCCTCCTGAATCGAGTTGTATCTGATGCGTTTAAAAAACTCGGACCAAAAGTCACCAATGGCTGCCTGAACTATGGTGACAAGAGTCCTGTTGAGGTTTGGCAGAGTTTTTAATGTAAGGTCATCTAGAAGAGGTTTAACTCGGACTACATGTATGCAAAGGTTTACAACGAAtccattaaaatgtttacaataaGACACACTGGAAATAAACTCTTGTtcaaaggaaaaaactaaagtcTATGCTGGAATTGCTCGGAGAACTGGGGGGCGTGGTAAGAGCAAGGGAATGACCCATATTTTAAGATTTGAAGGTCAAATCTTTGGATTGCTACTGATGACAGATAATCTGACTCCATGAACACAATGGGAGGATTACCCAAGCCTCCCGTCGTGCATctaagaaaaaaacaaggctCCCCAAGGGTTTACCAGAAAAATTGAGCTTTCTGGCTGGAGGGATACTCAAGGAAATCTGAATCTGTCGCCCCGACTGCGTCAATCTGTAATGAAACCTTGTTCGAGAaggagtttgttttaatttttgcaCGATGGTTGAATTAAAATTTCTAGGCTTAAAAGAGTAAGGTTACTATTTTAGTAGTTTAGAGGTTTTGAAGGTGAGAGAAGCTTCACTTAAAATAGGCTAGAGAAGAGAGAGGGACTTCACATTGGCAGGTGGAGCCTCGAACAGTGTGCCTGATCAAGAGGCTCCCTGGGTTCGGCTCAGTCACACTTTCGTTCCTCCCGGAGAAACGAGTCGATCTCTTCTCACCTCCAAGTCACAGTTTTATGTTGTCCTTACAGATCTAAAACGCATCTGTTGTAAATATGCTTCCATGTTCTACAGagatatttaaaatgcactttaGTTGTCTGTTTTCTGCAAACTTATAACATTTTTTATGGAATATTGccatttatatatagatatatatatatatatatatataaaaaagaatcAGTAGCTTAAAattaagcttttatttttaagctaCTTATGTTACCACCTGCACTAGTGGCACTGAAGTCACTGAATTGGtaatgttcatatttatatgaattaGAGTAATTTGTTCAATCTGAATAAACAGTTGTACACatctgaatgtatgtatgttttctttCACTGTCTGTTTTATGGCTTGGGTTGGGCAGGCACAGTTTGGGGTTTGCAGAGCAGGTGTGTAGGCATGTGATCGTTTTCAGCGCCTGCTCTGTTAGGTAATGTTTTCAAAGAACTGTCTAAACTTGTCCATTGCATAACACACACGAGCCGAGCAGTGTTGTCATTA is a genomic window of Amia ocellicauda isolate fAmiCal2 chromosome 10, fAmiCal2.hap1, whole genome shotgun sequence containing:
- the LOC136760234 gene encoding ADP-ribosylation factor-like protein 4A, translated to MGNGLSEQTPILSSLPSFQSLHIAILGLDCAGKTTVLYRLQFNEFVNTVPTKGFNSEKIRVTLGSSRTVTFHFWDVGGQEKLRPLWKSYTRCTDGIVFVIDSVDSERMEEAKTELHKITRISENQGVPVLVIANKQDLRNSLSLSEIEKMLALNELSSSTPWHLQPTCAIIGDGLREGLQKLYEMILKRRKMLRQQKKKR